GCTGGGCTGTCTTTGGCGTATGCATAGAAAGGGGTTTTTAGTGTGTCCTTCTGCTCTTCGATGCTTGGCGTTGATGATGGTGTAACTGGCAGTTGTTGGGTGAATTGTTGCTCTTGTTGTTGTAGTTGTTGGCTACTTGCTTTTGGTTGTTGGAGTAGCGCTTCTAAGAATGCCCTTTCAATGAACATGGGTTTTTCTTGCTGTTCCTGCAATTTTTCAAGCGCTATGTTCATGATGCTGAGTGGGTCTTGGCTTTCTGAGTTTTGGCATAGATATTCGAAGGCTTCGCTGTTTAGTTGGTATCCTGCCGCGATTGTTGCTTGGATGGCTCTTTGGAGTTTTTCTTGGGTACTCATGATGTGATTGCGCGCCTTAGCCCATTGTTAAAGCTGACTTTTTATGCTTAGGCAGTTATGATTTTGAGTTATTTACTTTTTTCTTTTCTGAGAGCAATCTGGGGTTAATAATTGATTGACCGTTTTTTTACTGCGACCATACTAACGGATACCTTGCATATCCAAGTGGTCGTAGTAAACAAATTGGGTAGAGCGCGTTGATGGTATTTTTAGCTTAAAACTATTCTTAAACGTGTTAATTTATATAACTGATTGATAGTTTAAATGTGTTATATCTTGAGGAATGACTATGGGCGAATTGCGTAAAGTTCAGCAGACGCCAACAGGCACTTTTTTTGTTTGTTTGCCAAGGGATTGGGCTAAAGAGAACGGTTTACAGAAGGGCAGTCAGGTAAGTTTGGAGGTGACTGCTGATGGTAAGCTGTTGGTTGATTCTAAATATGATGTTGAGCCACAGCCTAGGACGGCTATTTTGACTGTTGGTCCATATTTGAGTCGTGAGATTGTTGGTCGGTATTTGCTTGGTTATGATGTTATTCGTATTGAGGCAAAGGACCGTATTGATTCTGCTGTTAGAAACTTGGTTAAATCGACTGCTGATTCGCTGGCTGGGCTGATGATTGTTGAGGAAACGGCTTCGATGATTTCTTTGCAATGTTTGATGCAGCAACAACCCTCGACTTCTCCGCAGAAGATTTTGCAGCGCAATCATGGCAGTGCGGCGAGAATGATTCGTGATGCTGTTGCTTCTTTTGTTAATGGTGATTTGGATTTAGCTAAGAATGTGGTTGAAAGAGATGTAGAAAATAACAAGTTCTTTTTCTTGTTAGTTAGGATTTTGCGAACGATTATTCAGAATCCACGGTTAAGTGAAAAGCTTGAACTCTCTCCTATTGAATGTTTAGATTACCGCTTGGCGGCAAGTTTAATCGAGGGTATCGGTGACGCATGCGTCCAAGTGGCTTCAAACACCATATCCCTCAAGGGAGTCAAATTATCTGATGACCTTCGCAAGCTATTGTTTGAATTACAATCTGCTTGTTATGATGCAAGTGAGCAAGCACTCAAAGCGTTCCTTACAAAAGATATCGCATCGGCAGAAAATGTGCGCAAGCTGAGAGGAAAAATTGATCAAAACTATTCAAATATCGAGCGCGCCGCAAAAGAATCGTCGGTTGATTTGATGCCGCAGATTTTGGCGGTAGTGTCTTTTTTGAGGCAGATTTATGAGCGAAGCGTAGATATGGCTGATTTGGTTGCGTGATTATCTTGGCTTTGCCGTGACCCCTATCCCCCTATAAAAAGCGGGGTGCGCTGGGGGTTGTGGCGGTTTACTACGACCATCAAAGAGTTGGCTGGCGCATCCTCGGCAGTTCTTTACCACGACCATCCATGAGGACGATGGTTGCCGTAATGGTCGTAGTAGCGGATGGTCGCAGTAAAAATCAAGATGCTACTTGCTTGAGACGCCGCCAATAGGTTCGCACAACCTACCCTCTATAGGTTTGTACATAGAACCACTAATAGGATACAAATATGGTCTTCTTTGGTAAAGGGTTAAATCTGCAATTTCCCATTCACAACAGGGAACCCTCAAATGCCAACAAACATTGATAAAGTTGCAGAAGCGCTCTATCTGTCTGGGTGTTTAAAGTTTGGAACCTTCAAAATTAAATCTGGCGCAACAAGTCCTTACTATATTGACCTTGCACGGGTGCTTTCAGCTCCAGAACACTTGTGCACCATTGCTGATGTGGCATCTGAGAAAATTAAGCAAATAATGACTACTGACAAAATAGATAAATTAGCCTCCATCGAGCTCAAAGGAGCCTTAATAGTCCCCAGTATCGCTTGCAGGCTAAATTTGCCCTGCATCATCGTTAGAAAAGAGGACAAAACTTACGGTGTCACAGGCAGAATCGCTGGTGCAGACGTAACCAACGGAGATAACGTGCTCTTTTTCGATGATGTAATAAGTGAAGGCTTGTCAAAGGTGGAGGGCATAAAGCCGCTACAGGACTTAGGTGCTAACGTTAAACATCTATTGGTCGTAGTAAATCGTGAGCACGGCGGCAAGGAAAATCTAGAAAAACTGGGTTACCACGTACATGCCTTGGCCAAAATGTCAGACATCGCTAATTCCCTCTATGATACAAAGCGCATTTCAAAAGAGGAAGCCAAAAAAGTTTTGGATTACATAAAAAGCTTTCAAAACTTCTGATTATATACTTTTATTATTTTTTCTGCAGTGCTAAGGGAATAACCTTTCCTGAGTAGTGCATTTATTAACTCTTTTTCACGTTCAGCTTTCACTTTTTATCCGCGCAAACGTGTTTTGTTAAGTTAAATATAAAGTTAACCAAAAGTGATGTGTAGACCCTTCACTGTCCAACATTATTACCCTACACATATTTATTGGAAACAGTTCACAAATACCCTAAAGGATGAAAGATGCAAACCCAGAACACCGTGGTCGAAGCGCTGTTAAAAGCTGAAACCTACCCTGAAAAAACTAGCAAGGTCGACCTTATTCAAACTCACATATCCTTCGTCTTCATCACTGACAATTTGGTCTATAAAGTAAAAAAAGCAGTAAATTTTGGCTTTCTAGACTTTTCTACCCTTGAAAAAAGGCGTGTTTTCTGCGAAAAAGAGCTAGAACTCAACAGGCGCCTCTGCCCAGACATCTACCTAGAAGTAGTGCCTATCAACAAAGCGGAAAGCATCAAGATAAAGGGCGACGGTGAAACCGTTGAATACGCACTAAAGATGAAACGCTTACCTCAAGAAAGAATCATGACAACACTCATCAAACAGAACAAGGTCACCAAACAGATAGTTGATGAAATAGCCCATATAGTCTCGCAGTTTCACTCCAAAGCACAAACAAACCCCACAATTAATGAATTCGGTTCCCTGAAAATAGTGAAAACTAACTGGGATGAGAACTTTTCTCAAACCCAAAAATACATCAATCAAACTATCACCCAAGAACAATACTGCTTTCTCCAAAACCAAATCAACCGCTTCATGGAAAACAATCAACCGCTCTTTGAGGACAGAATAACTCATAATTTCGTTCGAGACTGCCATGGCGACCTCCACTCAGGCAACATATTCATAACAGAAAAAATCTGCATATTCGATGCAATAGAATTCAACGACCGCTTCCGGTACTCAGACGTTGCCTCCGACGTTGCTTTCTTGGCAATGGACCTAGACTACCAACAAAGACCCGACCTCGCAACACACTTCATACAAAGATACATCGAATACTCCAAAGACCACAAACTAAAACAACTGTTGCCCTTCTACAAATGCTACCGCGCGTATGTACGTGGTAAAGTCATAAGCTTCAAACTCGACGACCCCAACATAACCAAACAAGAAAAAGAATCAGCTATTCAAGAGGCACAAGCATACTTCAAACTTGCCACCGACTACGCGAAAAACCTCTAATGCCCCTCCCTTTACTACGTGCAACTAGACAAACTGGTTGGCTACCCAATCTGGGATTTGAACAGTGCCCATAACAATTGGTTTCTGATGGCAATCACTACCGCCAGTCATAAGTAAGTTGTTTTGTTTCGCAAATGCTAAGTAATGGCTTGCGGTTTCAAGTGTGTGCCTTGAATGCCAACATTCAACACCGTCAATGTATGGCAACATTTTTTCTTCAATAATTGCTGTCTGTTCAGAAAGCACCTTAGTCAACGTTGCAAGCGATGTTCCATGTGGGTCATTAGGGTGGGCCAGCACCAATTTGCCGCCCGCGTCTCTGACAAGTTTTGAGGCTTCCTCCAAATAGAGAGGGTACTTGGGCACATCACATTTGACAAGGTAC
The Candidatus Bathyarchaeota archaeon genome window above contains:
- a CDS encoding phosphate uptake regulator PhoU; amino-acid sequence: MGELRKVQQTPTGTFFVCLPRDWAKENGLQKGSQVSLEVTADGKLLVDSKYDVEPQPRTAILTVGPYLSREIVGRYLLGYDVIRIEAKDRIDSAVRNLVKSTADSLAGLMIVEETASMISLQCLMQQQPSTSPQKILQRNHGSAARMIRDAVASFVNGDLDLAKNVVERDVENNKFFFLLVRILRTIIQNPRLSEKLELSPIECLDYRLAASLIEGIGDACVQVASNTISLKGVKLSDDLRKLLFELQSACYDASEQALKAFLTKDIASAENVRKLRGKIDQNYSNIERAAKESSVDLMPQILAVVSFLRQIYERSVDMADLVA
- a CDS encoding phosphotransferase encodes the protein MQTQNTVVEALLKAETYPEKTSKVDLIQTHISFVFITDNLVYKVKKAVNFGFLDFSTLEKRRVFCEKELELNRRLCPDIYLEVVPINKAESIKIKGDGETVEYALKMKRLPQERIMTTLIKQNKVTKQIVDEIAHIVSQFHSKAQTNPTINEFGSLKIVKTNWDENFSQTQKYINQTITQEQYCFLQNQINRFMENNQPLFEDRITHNFVRDCHGDLHSGNIFITEKICIFDAIEFNDRFRYSDVASDVAFLAMDLDYQQRPDLATHFIQRYIEYSKDHKLKQLLPFYKCYRAYVRGKVISFKLDDPNITKQEKESAIQEAQAYFKLATDYAKNL
- a CDS encoding orotate phosphoribosyltransferase gives rise to the protein MPTNIDKVAEALYLSGCLKFGTFKIKSGATSPYYIDLARVLSAPEHLCTIADVASEKIKQIMTTDKIDKLASIELKGALIVPSIACRLNLPCIIVRKEDKTYGVTGRIAGADVTNGDNVLFFDDVISEGLSKVEGIKPLQDLGANVKHLLVVVNREHGGKENLEKLGYHVHALAKMSDIANSLYDTKRISKEEAKKVLDYIKSFQNF